Below is a window of Escherichia coli DSM 30083 = JCM 1649 = ATCC 11775 DNA.
TAAATCCGCTGCCAGCCCCGGCGAATCAGTTGGCCATCGACTCGCCGCTTAATCCGTGGGAACGGGCAATCCCTTCTCCGGTTTGGTTGATGCATAGCGATCGTGTTGGCTATGAAACGCTTGGCCGCATCTGGCAGTGGCTAAAAGGTTCGTCAGGCGAGCCACGGCAAGAGTGATTTTGATGCCAGATCGAAGTTACGCCGACTAAATCGTCCGGTGTTGACCAGTTGCGCAACTTCATCCCATAACACATACAACCAACGCCGCCAGATGAACGACTCCGCCACTGGCGCGCGTTGCAGATAACTCCAGAGCAAATCTTCCGCCAGAGAATTATCCATTAGTCGGAACAGTTCGTATTCTCGCGGTGCCCAAAGCATTAGTCCCGGTCCGACCATCGCCAGTAACTGATCGCTGCGCGAATCTTTCAGCATGCTACGTAAACAGAAGTTACCGTGAATCAGTACACAATTGTCGTTAAAGCCTTCAAATAATGCCGGGAGACATTCGCGAGTGCGAAACAGGATCCGCTTATCCTGCATCGTTAGACCGGTGTTATTGAACTGATTGAGCGTGGTCCATAGCACTTCAACATGTTGCCGGTACCATGAGGGCCAGAAATTTTCCTGAGTATTGTCGACCGCGCCGACGCAACCACGACTGTCCTGACGGTGCCAGGCCAGTAAGGCTTCAACGATTTGATCTTTGAGTTGTTCCCAGCGTTCTGGTGTTCGGGCTGGTGCCTCCACCGAAACACCACGCATTCGCTCCAGTAGCAGGACATCGGGGCCGGGGTGTTCTTCATGCGTCATCACACCATAAATAGTCGGCATACGGACAGTCCCACTTCTTGCCAGCATGGTGGTTTTCCATGCCAGTTGTCGGGCTTTTCCGGGCGCACTAAAGCTTCTTGCCATTAACGGCATTGGGTTTCCCTGGCTGTCATACAAAGCCCACAACGCCGTATCCGCTTTTTCATTGACGCACTCAATACGACTGAGTTTTTCGCCCAGTAAATGGCTTAATTCGGCACGCAGCTGTTCCATTCAGATTACCCTCATAA
It encodes the following:
- the ycbJ gene encoding YcbJ family phosphotransferase, with product MEQLRAELSHLLGEKLSRIECVNEKADTALWALYDSQGNPMPLMARSFSAPGKARQLAWKTTMLARSGTVRMPTIYGVMTHEEHPGPDVLLLERMRGVSVEAPARTPERWEQLKDQIVEALLAWHRQDSRGCVGAVDNTQENFWPSWYRQHVEVLWTTLNQFNNTGLTMQDKRILFRTRECLPALFEGFNDNCVLIHGNFCLRSMLKDSRSDQLLAMVGPGLMLWAPREYELFRLMDNSLAEDLLWSYLQRAPVAESFIWRRWLYVLWDEVAQLVNTGRFSRRNFDLASKSLLPWLA